The Elaeis guineensis isolate ETL-2024a chromosome 13, EG11, whole genome shotgun sequence genome includes a region encoding these proteins:
- the LOC105056186 gene encoding serine/threonine protein phosphatase 2A 55 kDa regulatory subunit B beta isoform, with translation MSSSVALEWKFSQVFGEKFPGEKVDDVDLISVVEFESRGDYLATGDHGGRVVLFKRIDGKNLHPRKELEHMDHPATVHPRYFYKTEFQSHELEFDYLKSLEIGEKINKLRFCATPNNSLFILFTNDRTIKLWKVSECKVKRVKEMELSPNVSSENALLSEKSFVIGLNESSVQNGNHLEWINKKPRSVCPTPEEGPNMIFNVGESAVARCRRVYAHAHDYNINSISNNSDGETFISADELRINLWNMEVSNQCFNIVDLKPLHMEDLIEVITSAEFHPDYCNLLAYSSSRGFIRLVDMRQSALCDQNAKILLDHEARGSRSFFAQIIASISDIKFAKDGRHILSRDYMNLKLWDLHMESSPIAIFKINDYLQPKIPVLYNHDAIFDKFDCCISRDGHHFASGSYSNIFIVFSRDGGQDDGITLEATRNPNRVSRCQTAPRTAGLLSSFARGLNRRGHDNTGSDASDEIPCDLKSKLIHLAWHPTTSLIACATKCSLYMYYA, from the exons ATGAGTTCGTCGGTGGCGTTGGAGTGGAAGTTCTCTCAGGTGTTCGGCGAGAAGTTTCCAGGCGAGAAAGTTGATGATG TTGATCTCATATCTGTGGTTGAATTTGAGAGCAGAGGAGACTATCTTGCGACTGGAGATCATGGTGGTCGCGTTGTCCTTTTCAAAAGAATAGACGGGAAAAAC CTGCATCCACGGAAAGAGTTGGAGCACATGGACCATCCTGCTACAGTGCATCCTAGATATTTTTACAAGACGGAGTTTCAGAGTCATGAACTAGAG TTTGATTACCTGAAGAGTTTGGAAATTGGGGAGAAGATCAACAAACTGAGATTCTGTGCCACACCTAACAATTCTCTATTTATACTTTTTACAAATGATAGGACGATTAAACTATGGAAG GTTTCAGAATGTAAGGTGAAGAGAGTCAAGGAAATGGAACTAAGTCCAAATGTTTCTTCAGAAAATGCACTTCTTTCTGAGAAGAGTTTCGTGATTGGGCTTAATGAATCATCCGTCCAGAATGGTAATCATCTTGAATGGATAAATAAAAAGCCTAGGAGTGTATGTCCAACACCTGAGGAAGGCCCTAACATG ATATTTAATGTTGGAGAAAGTGCTGTTGCAAGGTGCCGAAGAGTGTACGCACATGCTCATGATTATAACATCAATTCTATATCAAACAATAG TGATGGTGAGACATTCATATCTGCTGATGAGCTTAGAATAAACTTATGGAACATGGAAGTTAGTAATCAATGTTTTAACATCGTTGACCTGAAGCCTTTGCACATGGAGGATCTCATAG AGGTCATAACGTCTGCCGAGTTTCATCCTGATTACTGCAATCTCTTAGCTTACAGCAGTTCAAGAGGTTTTATCCGATTGGTTGACATGCGTCAATCGGCACTATGTGACCAGAATGCAAAAAT ATTACTGGATCATGAAGCCCGTGGATCTAGATCCTTCTTCGCTCAGATAATTGCTTCAATTTCTGATATAAAGTTTGCAAAAGATGGAAGACATATTTTAAGTCGGGACTACATGAATCTAAAG TTGTGGGACTTGCATATGGAAAGCTCTCCTATtgcaatttttaagataaatgacTATCTTCAGCCCAAG ATACCTGTGTTGTATAATCATGATGCTATTTTCGACAAGTTTGACTGCTGCATTAGCAGGGATGGGCATCACTTCGCAAGTGGATCTTACAG CAATATTTTCATAGTTTTCTCTCGTGATGGTGGACAAGATGATGGAATTACATTGGAAGCTACCAGAAACCCAAACAG GGTATCACGTTGTCAAACTGCCCCAAGAACTGCAGGATTGCTGAGCAGCTTTGCTCGTGGACTCAACCGAAGAG GACATGACAATACAGGCTCTGATGCTAGTGATGAGATCCCTTGTGACTTAAAATCCAAACTGATCCATTTGGCATGGCATCCTACAACAAGCTTAATTGCCTGTGCCACTAAATGTAGCTTATACATGTACTATGCATAG